In Desulfomonilaceae bacterium, one DNA window encodes the following:
- a CDS encoding GTP-binding protein: MDQSGIAVCLISGFLGSGKTTFLNHMLKEHPRDLKLLILINEFGEESIDGALVEDPELEMLEISKGSIFCACVKGDFIKALYRIAFVLQPEAVVIEASGVANPTDISRDVFNPIFKGMFTSLNKICIIDAANFLEQYNVFASIENQIEAADKFIVNKIELVDKRVLVRIKEVIRRHNPNATFVETSFSLLDQKYFVDFGAMINSRSSLESETETEFLNDEALEKVIDRILENQLAQLSPPENLISITCRWDSGGLAEFRRIADRLPSDVVRAKGFIFDKRIPYLYSHVGHSYDIQRFDGPRLLDRSVNRVVFIRSESKEKDIRSMFLEQGLNLFK; encoded by the coding sequence ATGGATCAGTCAGGAATAGCTGTTTGCCTAATTTCCGGTTTTTTGGGTAGCGGGAAAACAACTTTCCTCAATCACATGCTCAAAGAGCATCCTCGGGACTTGAAACTTCTGATATTGATAAATGAATTTGGGGAAGAAAGCATTGACGGAGCTTTGGTGGAAGATCCCGAACTTGAAATGCTTGAAATTAGTAAAGGATCTATCTTTTGCGCATGCGTAAAAGGCGATTTCATAAAAGCGCTCTACCGAATAGCCTTTGTCCTTCAACCGGAAGCTGTGGTAATCGAGGCCAGCGGAGTGGCGAATCCTACAGATATAAGTAGAGACGTTTTCAACCCGATATTCAAGGGGATGTTCACGTCTCTAAACAAAATCTGCATTATTGACGCCGCCAACTTCCTCGAACAATACAACGTATTTGCATCTATAGAAAACCAGATAGAAGCTGCGGATAAATTTATTGTCAACAAGATCGAACTGGTTGATAAAAGGGTCTTGGTCCGGATAAAGGAAGTGATTAGACGACATAATCCTAACGCGACTTTTGTCGAAACGTCTTTTTCTCTGCTCGATCAGAAATATTTCGTCGACTTTGGCGCTATGATAAATTCGAGGTCATCTTTGGAATCTGAGACCGAAACAGAGTTTTTGAATGATGAGGCGCTCGAAAAAGTAATCGACAGAATTCTTGAGAACCAACTTGCTCAACTCTCGCCTCCGGAAAATCTCATTTCTATTACTTGCCGGTGGGATTCAGGTGGGCTAGCCGAGTTTAGGCGAATTGCCGACCGGCTTCCTTCAGACGTGGTTCGAGCCAAAGGATTTATATTTGACAAAAGAATCCCCTACTTATACAGCCACGTAGGACATTCTTACGATATCCAGCGGTTTGACGGGCCCAGGCTCCTTGACAGATCAGTCAATCGGGTTGTCTTTATCAGAAGTGAATCAAAGGAGAAGGATATTCGTTCCATGTTTCTAGAACAGGGCCTGAACTTATTCAAGTAA
- a CDS encoding uroporphyrinogen decarboxylase family protein: protein MAAMTPKERVKKFMKKEPVDTMPIFSGMGMVTVQAIDKMGIRFAEVHGSSEYLANSATMSAEIFGFDSVIVPYDMCTIPEAMGRGCSTYANAEGILYPTVPSKWDQLDSVDINPDWVSKARMPVVEEALKKLISEGKYGVGGWVLGPFTLGGQVIELDLLLKGIKKEAEKVNAFMKKMTAVVIDVAKRYQDLGVDYMTIREMGSGTDLLSPRMWKQLIQPYLREIFEALESPKILHICGGTDLIVEMMNDCGADALSFDQKNNLVETRKKIGNDILLLGNFDPYGTLCQKDASEVPAIIKGCIDAGVDAVWPGCDIWPDVKAENVEAWVKTVREFGGQPSPAVGRI from the coding sequence ATGGCAGCAATGACCCCCAAAGAACGGGTAAAAAAGTTTATGAAAAAAGAGCCTGTAGACACCATGCCCATTTTTAGCGGGATGGGGATGGTAACCGTTCAGGCTATTGACAAAATGGGAATCCGTTTTGCTGAAGTGCATGGATCCTCGGAATACTTGGCTAACTCAGCTACAATGAGCGCCGAAATTTTTGGATTTGATTCTGTCATCGTACCGTATGACATGTGCACAATTCCTGAAGCCATGGGCCGTGGCTGTAGCACATATGCGAACGCTGAGGGAATCCTTTACCCCACAGTGCCTTCCAAGTGGGACCAACTCGATAGTGTCGACATCAATCCTGATTGGGTATCCAAGGCGAGAATGCCCGTGGTCGAGGAAGCGCTCAAGAAGCTCATTTCCGAAGGGAAATATGGCGTGGGCGGCTGGGTGCTCGGGCCTTTCACTTTAGGTGGGCAGGTCATAGAACTTGATCTCCTTCTGAAGGGAATTAAAAAAGAGGCCGAAAAGGTCAACGCATTCATGAAGAAAATGACCGCAGTGGTCATCGATGTGGCGAAGCGCTACCAGGATCTGGGCGTTGATTACATGACTATACGTGAAATGGGTTCTGGAACCGATCTCCTATCTCCCCGAATGTGGAAACAACTCATTCAACCGTATCTACGAGAGATTTTTGAGGCTCTCGAATCCCCCAAGATTCTCCATATTTGCGGTGGGACCGATTTGATAGTTGAAATGATGAATGACTGCGGGGCGGACGCTCTTAGCTTTGACCAGAAGAATAATCTGGTTGAGACGAGAAAGAAGATTGGCAACGATATTCTATTGCTGGGCAACTTTGATCCATACGGAACCCTTTGTCAAAAAGACGCCTCCGAAGTGCCGGCTATTATCAAAGGCTGCATAGATGCGGGTGTAGACGCTGTTTGGCCCGGTTGCGATATATGGCCGGATGTAAAAGCAGAAAATGTCGAAGCATGGGTAAAAACCGTTAGAGAGTTTGGTGGGCAACCTTCTCCAGCGGTGGGAAGAATATAA
- a CDS encoding tetrahydromethanopterin S-methyltransferase subunit H, translating to MFSFQTEQKVCEVGGVKFGGKPGQYPTVIVPSIFQKGDKVFEGKRKEGFDRERATELVKMCDKLCMETGIPYMADIVGTKGEEFKTYIDFYTEVTCMPFCVDAWVMKPKLEAAAYCAEKGLLDRMFYNSLTVWEKDVETEIKEIMAIGVKHVLLVAFDPADQMPTGRISGTQKLLDAIDKVGAKFDSLFVDTSVMNGPATALCSLSNKLIKEKWGFPCASAPSNGSYMWKAAREMWGQKGWAGADAALEALSSCFYHDMIFSGPMAGSDRIFPAVAMADSFLATLVYGETKKLPELDNHPLKKLFPEFIEQLKGM from the coding sequence ATGTTTAGTTTTCAGACCGAGCAGAAAGTGTGCGAGGTCGGAGGAGTTAAATTCGGAGGCAAGCCCGGTCAATACCCTACGGTCATTGTTCCCTCAATCTTTCAAAAGGGAGACAAGGTTTTCGAGGGAAAGCGAAAAGAGGGATTTGACCGAGAACGCGCCACTGAACTCGTGAAAATGTGTGACAAGCTCTGCATGGAGACTGGCATTCCATACATGGCTGATATCGTTGGAACAAAGGGGGAAGAATTTAAGACATACATAGACTTCTATACCGAGGTTACGTGCATGCCCTTTTGTGTAGACGCCTGGGTCATGAAGCCAAAACTCGAGGCTGCAGCTTATTGCGCTGAAAAAGGTCTACTGGATCGAATGTTCTATAATAGCCTTACTGTCTGGGAAAAAGATGTGGAGACCGAAATCAAGGAAATCATGGCCATAGGTGTTAAACATGTGCTGTTGGTAGCCTTTGATCCTGCTGACCAGATGCCCACAGGCAGAATTAGTGGAACCCAAAAACTCCTGGACGCAATTGACAAGGTTGGAGCCAAATTCGACAGCCTTTTTGTAGACACTTCCGTCATGAATGGCCCTGCAACGGCTTTATGTTCCCTGTCCAACAAGCTCATTAAAGAAAAATGGGGCTTTCCTTGCGCGAGCGCTCCTTCGAACGGCTCATACATGTGGAAAGCAGCTCGAGAGATGTGGGGTCAAAAAGGGTGGGCCGGCGCGGATGCCGCTCTGGAAGCCCTATCCTCATGCTTCTATCACGACATGATCTTTTCCGGTCCAATGGCAGGATCAGACAGGATTTTTCCCGCAGTGGCCATGGCGGACTCGTTCCTCGCTACATTGGTATATGGAGAAACCAAAAAACTGCCGGAACTGGATAATCATCCGCTGAAGAAACTCTTCCCGGAATTTATAGAGCAACTGAAAGGCATGTAA
- a CDS encoding ASKHA domain-containing protein has protein sequence MDNKQHMVIFQPSARRGLVDEGTNLIEASRQLGVDIEALCGEKKVCGKCKVRIEEGFFEKFGITSNKSHASEWQEEESKFFTPTQKKEGYRLACVAKVQGDLLVFVPEEARAGKQIVSKAARDIHIDWNPAVKQYHVQVVPPTFEEPAGDFERICAELERNYGLKNLSIDWYSLRKLPRRQRDGNWGVTVAVWMDKEIVRILPGKMDDCYGIAIDVGTTTVAAYLCNLRTMEVIKTVSMMNPQCKYGEDVMARITYHMMNPKGLETMSNDLIEGLNKLVVEACDSTHPPKKRKKKKSEDDEIIEAPDVTEAAENENKKYLNLKPNDIVDMTIVCNTAMHHILLKLDPEFVGLAPFPPVIHRSLDIHARDLGIKLNESAYVHILPNEAGFVGADNVGVLIAEEPYKHDQVQLLIDIGTNGELVLGNNKKLISCSCATGPALEGAQLSYGMRAAPGAIERITISPETHEVDYKVIGRDAWKNYSKPEEMKTKGICGSGILDVLAELYSAGVIVKSGRFNKSQKSDRYRVNPDTKQPEFVIAWANETSIGKDVVITQKDIRQIQLGKGALYTGCKLMMRRMGLTQVDTIKIAGAFGTHVDKTKALIMGLFPDCDLENVLAVGNAAGDGARAALLNREKRTEANWVSRNVEYIELTVEEDFQQQFMESMQIPHMKDQFPHLEGIVAPEILHQK, from the coding sequence ATGGACAACAAGCAGCACATGGTGATCTTCCAGCCTTCGGCGCGCCGAGGGTTGGTAGACGAAGGAACCAATCTTATTGAAGCTTCTCGCCAGTTGGGCGTCGATATTGAAGCCCTGTGCGGGGAAAAGAAAGTCTGCGGAAAATGTAAGGTAAGAATAGAAGAAGGTTTCTTTGAGAAATTCGGCATTACGTCCAACAAATCACACGCGAGTGAGTGGCAGGAAGAAGAAAGCAAGTTTTTCACTCCCACTCAAAAAAAGGAAGGTTACCGTTTAGCCTGTGTAGCCAAAGTACAGGGCGATTTGTTGGTATTTGTGCCTGAGGAAGCCCGAGCCGGGAAGCAAATAGTCAGCAAAGCGGCGAGAGATATCCACATAGATTGGAATCCCGCTGTAAAACAATATCATGTCCAGGTAGTGCCTCCAACGTTTGAAGAACCCGCAGGAGATTTCGAACGGATTTGCGCTGAACTTGAGCGAAACTACGGTCTAAAAAACCTGAGTATCGATTGGTACTCCTTGAGAAAGCTTCCCCGAAGGCAGAGAGATGGCAATTGGGGAGTCACCGTAGCCGTTTGGATGGATAAAGAAATTGTGAGGATTCTGCCCGGTAAGATGGATGATTGCTACGGAATAGCCATAGATGTCGGCACCACGACTGTGGCGGCCTATTTGTGCAATCTACGGACCATGGAAGTCATCAAGACTGTGTCGATGATGAACCCACAGTGTAAGTACGGCGAGGACGTAATGGCTCGCATCACCTACCACATGATGAACCCCAAGGGCCTTGAGACCATGAGCAACGATCTCATAGAAGGGTTAAACAAGCTGGTTGTTGAAGCATGTGATTCCACACATCCTCCAAAAAAGAGAAAAAAGAAAAAATCTGAAGATGATGAAATAATAGAAGCGCCGGATGTAACCGAGGCAGCGGAGAACGAAAACAAAAAGTACCTTAATCTCAAACCTAACGATATAGTTGATATGACAATTGTCTGCAACACGGCGATGCATCACATCCTGCTTAAACTGGATCCTGAATTTGTGGGGTTGGCGCCATTCCCTCCGGTTATTCACAGAAGCCTTGACATTCATGCGCGAGATCTTGGAATCAAGTTAAATGAGTCGGCCTATGTACACATTTTGCCTAATGAGGCTGGTTTTGTCGGGGCCGATAACGTCGGGGTTCTGATTGCGGAAGAGCCTTATAAGCATGATCAGGTACAACTTCTCATTGATATAGGCACAAATGGTGAACTAGTTCTTGGAAACAACAAAAAATTGATTTCATGTTCATGCGCGACTGGGCCGGCTCTGGAAGGGGCGCAGTTGAGTTACGGCATGCGAGCCGCTCCTGGGGCAATAGAACGAATAACTATCAGCCCCGAGACTCATGAAGTCGATTATAAGGTCATAGGAAGAGACGCCTGGAAAAACTATTCCAAACCCGAAGAAATGAAAACAAAGGGCATCTGCGGGTCAGGGATCCTCGATGTTCTTGCGGAGCTTTATTCTGCGGGTGTAATCGTCAAGAGCGGCAGGTTCAACAAGAGCCAAAAATCCGATCGCTACAGGGTTAACCCGGACACAAAGCAGCCAGAATTCGTAATAGCTTGGGCCAATGAGACATCTATAGGTAAGGACGTCGTTATAACCCAAAAGGACATTCGACAGATACAATTGGGTAAAGGAGCCCTTTACACAGGATGCAAACTGATGATGAGGCGAATGGGCCTCACCCAGGTTGACACCATAAAAATAGCGGGCGCATTCGGGACCCACGTAGACAAGACCAAGGCCTTAATAATGGGGCTCTTTCCTGACTGTGACCTGGAAAATGTTTTGGCCGTAGGCAACGCAGCGGGCGATGGCGCAAGAGCCGCCCTGTTAAACCGGGAGAAAAGAACCGAAGCAAATTGGGTTTCACGGAATGTAGAGTATATAGAACTCACGGTAGAAGAAGACTTCCAACAACAATTTATGGAATCTATGCAGATTCCTCATATGAAGGATCAGTTTCCTCATCTGGAAGGCATCGTAGCGCCGGAAATCCTTCATCAGAAATAA
- a CDS encoding cobalamin-dependent protein (Presence of a B(12) (cobalamin)-binding domain implies dependence on cobalamin itself, in one of its several forms, or in some unusual lineages, dependence on a cobalamin-like analog.): MVSEERRAEILKNLSEGVVEYEEDRVKEYSNMALDEGLDAYDAIMNGLAAGMEIVGDLYDRQEYFVPEILMCADALYVGLDILKPHMKISDSTGVKGQVVIGTVQGDVHDIGKNLIKMMFDVAGFTVHDLGRDVPLEKFAEEQLRTDSEIVALSAMMTTTMMGMKKVIAMIKEKNPDVAIMLGGAPVTKDVANLFGADGYAESAGNAVQEAIKMIGQLRKLKE, from the coding sequence ATGGTCTCAGAAGAAAGACGCGCAGAAATTCTGAAGAATCTCTCTGAAGGAGTGGTGGAGTACGAGGAAGACCGAGTTAAAGAATACTCTAACATGGCTCTTGACGAAGGACTCGATGCCTACGACGCAATTATGAATGGCTTGGCGGCAGGCATGGAGATCGTGGGCGATCTTTATGATCGCCAGGAATATTTCGTCCCGGAAATTCTCATGTGCGCTGACGCCCTTTATGTAGGACTAGACATACTTAAGCCTCACATGAAGATAAGCGATTCTACCGGAGTTAAGGGACAGGTTGTTATCGGAACCGTCCAGGGCGACGTGCATGATATAGGCAAGAACCTCATCAAAATGATGTTCGATGTGGCTGGCTTCACTGTCCATGATCTTGGCAGGGATGTGCCTCTAGAGAAATTCGCTGAGGAGCAGTTGCGCACCGATTCTGAAATTGTGGCTTTATCCGCAATGATGACCACCACCATGATGGGTATGAAGAAAGTCATAGCGATGATCAAGGAGAAAAACCCGGATGTGGCTATCATGCTTGGGGGCGCTCCAGTCACGAAAGACGTCGCTAACCTTTTTGGAGCCGATGGTTACGCCGAAAGTGCAGGCAACGCTGTTCAGGAAGCTATAAAGATGATTGGACAGCTCCGTAAATTAAAGGAATAG
- a CDS encoding DUF2284 domain-containing protein — MAVRIEDLIDLRDVRQVRGKHSPNMISPDSFRQIETLAKELGFHEVHLMETSNIVTGRWVRLKCRYGCAKYNTSWCCPPAAPNLEMTREILSEYDLALLLVSEDTNEHFYRNSPSKRRKQIKQWKSTVALERKLFLMGYYKAFGLPADTCALCKECAYPKQCKFPNEKRPTLEACSIDVFQTLKNLGQSTGLVRKIEDCFHSYSMILLA; from the coding sequence ATGGCCGTTAGAATCGAAGACTTGATAGACTTGCGGGATGTTCGCCAAGTCCGAGGTAAGCATTCTCCGAATATGATATCCCCGGATTCTTTTAGACAAATAGAAACGTTAGCCAAAGAATTAGGCTTTCATGAGGTTCACCTTATGGAAACCTCCAATATTGTCACTGGACGTTGGGTGAGGCTGAAATGCCGTTATGGCTGCGCCAAATACAACACCAGTTGGTGTTGCCCACCCGCCGCGCCCAATCTCGAAATGACCAGAGAAATTTTGTCGGAATACGATTTAGCGCTTCTCCTGGTAAGCGAAGACACAAACGAGCATTTCTATCGCAATTCACCTAGTAAGCGGCGGAAACAGATAAAACAATGGAAATCCACTGTGGCCCTCGAACGAAAGCTTTTTTTGATGGGATATTATAAGGCTTTCGGCCTTCCTGCCGACACCTGTGCGCTCTGTAAGGAATGCGCATATCCAAAACAGTGCAAATTCCCGAATGAGAAAAGACCTACGTTGGAGGCTTGCTCCATCGATGTGTTTCAGACATTAAAAAATTTGGGACAATCAACTGGGCTTGTCCGCAAAATTGAGGATTGTTTCCATAGCTATTCCATGATCTTGCTTGCCTAG